A single region of the Serinus canaria isolate serCan28SL12 chromosome 11, serCan2020, whole genome shotgun sequence genome encodes:
- the FA2H gene encoding fatty acid 2-hydroxylase has translation MATAGPRSFSAAEVRARCAQGACLVSCHRRLYDLSGFVRLHPGGEQLLRRRAGTDVSAALDGPPHRHSENARRWLEQYYVGEIEPGDEQGLSETVDEKEEVAAAQAPEQTDLCYRTVHVETDLVDWQKPLLWQVGYLGEKYDEWVHQPVDRPIRLFHSDFLEFLSKTAWYVVFMVWTPVVLYLSWVSYTSLGQGNTRLFSSFTTEYSIPIHKYYFPFIFLLGMILWSLLEYLIHRFVFHMKPPASNYYLITLHFLLHGQHHKSPFDSSRLVFPPVPASLVIGFFYGVLRLLLPEVLGLSVFVGGLCGYVIYDMMHYYLHYGSPKKGTYLYGLKAYHVKHHFEHQKSGFGISTRFWDYPFRTLIPEETFKKED, from the exons ATGGCCACGGCGGGGCCGCGGTCCTTCAGCGCCGCCGAGGTGCGGGCGCGCTGCGCGCAGGGCGCCTGCCTGGTCTCCTGCCACCGCCGCCTGTACGACCTGAGCGGCTTCGTGCGGCTGCACCCGGGcggggagcagctgctgcgcCGCCGGGCCGGCACCGACGTGAGCGCGGCGCTGGACGGGCCGCCCCACCGGCACTCGGAGAACGCCCGCCGCTGGCTGGAGCAGTACTACGTGGGGGAGATAGAGCCCGGAGACGAGCAG gGCCTCTCTGAGACAGTGGATGAGAAGGAGGAggttgctgcagcccaggctccagagcagacagaTCTCTGCTACAGAACAGTGCATGTGGAGACG GACCTGGTAGACTGGCAGAAGCCCTTGCTGTGGCAGGTGGGCTACTTAGGGGAGAAGTACGATGAGTGGGTGCACCAGCCCGTGGATCGGCCCATCCGCCTCTTCCACTCGGATTTCCTTGAGTTCCTCTCCAAGACAGCATG GTACGTGGTGTTCATGGTGTGGACGCCCGTGGTGCTCTATCTCAGCTGGGTCAGCTACACCTCCCTTGGTCAGGGCAACACCCGgctcttctcctccttcacCACAG AGTACTCCATCCCCATCCACAAATACTACTTCCCCTTCATCTTCCTCCTGGGAATGATCCTGTGGTCCCTGCTAGAGTACCTCATCCATCGCTTTGTCTTCCACATGAAGCCACCCGCTAGTAATTACTATCTCATCACGCTGCATTTCTTGCTGCATGGGCAGCATCACAAG TCTCCCTTCGACAGCTCCCGCCTGGTCTTCCCTCCTGTGCCGGCCTCGCTGGTGATCGGCTTCTTCTACGGCGtgctgcggctgctgctgcctgaggtGCTGGGGCTCTCCGTGTTCGTCGGGGGGCTCTGCGGCTACGTCATCTACGACATGATGCACTATTACCTCCACTATGGCTCACCCAAAAAGGGCACCTACCTGTATGGCCTCAAGGCTTACCACGTCAAGCACCACTTTGAACACCAAAAATCAG GTTTTGGCATCAGCACACGCTTCTGGGATTATCCTTTCCGGACACTCATCCCTGAGGAGACCTTCAAGAAAGAGGActga